In Felis catus isolate Fca126 chromosome A2, F.catus_Fca126_mat1.0, whole genome shotgun sequence, the following proteins share a genomic window:
- the LOC123381174 gene encoding LOW QUALITY PROTEIN: olfactory receptor 7C1-like (The sequence of the model RefSeq protein was modified relative to this genomic sequence to represent the inferred CDS: inserted 2 bases in 1 codon) encodes MYLVTFTGNLLMILAIITDSRLHTPMYFFLSNLSFSDICFTSTTVPKMLLNIQTQSKVITYEGCLSQMYFFMLFGVLDHFLLTVMAYDRFVAICHPLHHMVITNPKFCGILLLGSWILSVLDSLLHDLLILRLSFCTELEILHFFCELKQVIQLACSDTFLSDPMIYLADGPLCVVPLTGILLSFSKIVTSILTISSASGNIQHFSMCGSHLSVVSLFCNIGLGXYLGIDASQNSSTSAIASGMYTIMTPMPNPFICGLRSRDIKQGLRKLFSQETFCAYRILCFKIKT; translated from the exons ATGTACCTGGTCACCTTCACTGGGAACCTGCTCATGATCCTGGCCATTATCACGGACTCCCGCCTCCACACGcccatgtactttttcctctCCAACCTGTCCTTTTCAGACATCTGTTTCACCTCCACCACCGTCCCaaagatgctgctgaacatccagACGCAGAGCAAAGTGATCACCTACGAAGGCTGCCTCAGTCAGATGtactttttcatgctttttggAGTATTAGACCACTTCCTCTTGAcagtgatggcctatgaccggTTTGTGGCCATCTGTCACCCACTGCACCACATGGTCATCACGAACCCCAAGTTCTGTGGCATCCTGCTCCTAGGATCCTGGATACTGAGTGTTCTTGACTCTCTATTACATGACTTACTGATTTTGCGACTCTCCTTTTGCACAGAGCTGGAAATCCTtcactttttctgtgaacttAAGCAGGTGATCCAACTTGCTTGCTCTGATACGTTCCTCAGTGACCCGATGATCTATCTCGCAGATGGACCTCTGTGTGTTGTTCCACTCACTGGTatcctgctctctttctccaagATTGTAACCTCCATTTTGACAATTTCATCAGCCAGCGGCAATATacagcatttttccatgtgtggGTCTCATCTCTCAGTGGTCTCCTTGTTCTGTAATATAGGACTTGG GTATCTTGGTATTGATGCTTCACAAAACTCCAGCACATCTGCCATAGCCTCTGGCATGTACACAATCATGACACCCATGCCTAACCCCTTCATCTGTGGTCTGAGGAGCAGAGACATCAAGCAAGGCCTGAGAAAGCTCTTTAGCCAAGAGACATTCTGTGCATACAGAATTCTTTGTTTCAAGATAAAGACTTGA
- the LOC123381173 gene encoding olfactory receptor 7A17-like → MEGRNQTHVTEFILLGLSDQGEQQSLLFWVFLSMYLVTFTGNLLMILTIITDPRLHTPMYFFLSNLSFSDICFTSTTVPKMLLNIQTQSKVITYEGCLSQMYFFMVFAGLDTFLLTVMAYDRFVAICQPLHYMVIMNPKFCGILLLVCWLLSIFNSLLHDLLILRLSFCTDLEIYHFFCEVKQVIQLACSDTFLNDLGTYLASGFLGGFPLTVILSSYSRIVTSILRISSVRGKYKAFSTCGSHLSVVSLFYGTSLGVYLSSAAAQNSRESTIASVMYTVVTPMLNPFIYGLRNRDIKQGLRKLFSRETFSAYRILCFRMKT, encoded by the coding sequence atggaaggaagaaatcaaactcaTGTTACAGAATTTATCCTCCTGGGACTCTCCGACCAGGGGGAACAGCAGTCTCTGCTCTTTTGGGTGTTCCTGTCCATGTACCTGGTCACCTTCACTGGGAACCTGCTCATGATCCTGACCATTATCACGGACCCCCGCCTCCAcacacccatgtacttcttcctctccaacctCTCCTTTTCAGACATCTGTTTCACCTCCACCACCGTCCCaaagatgctgctgaacatccagACGCAGAGCAAAGTGATCACCTATGAAGGCTGTCTCAGCCAGATGTACTTTTTCATGGTTTTTGCAGGATTAGACACCTTCCTCTTGAcagtgatggcctatgaccggTTTGTGGCCATCTGTCAGCCACTGCACTACATGGTCATCATGAACCCCAAGTTCTGTGGCATCCTGCTCCTGGTATGCTGGTTATTGAGTATTTTTAACTCTCTATTACATGACTTGCTGATTTTGCGACTCTCTTTTTGCACAGATCTGGAAATCTATCACTTTTTCTGTGAAGTTAAGCAGGTGATCCAACTTGCTTGCTCTGATACCTTCCTCAATGACCTAGGAACATATCTGGCGAGTGGATTTCTGGGTGGTTTTCCACTCACTGTCATCCTCTCCTCATACTCTAGAATTGTCACTTCCATTTTGAGAATTTCATCAGTGAGGGGCAAGTATAAAGCATTTTCCACGTGTGGGTCTCATCTCTCAGTGGTCTCTTTGTTCTATGGTACAAGCCTTGGGGTGTATCTGAGTTCTGCTGCTGCACAAAACTCCAGGGAAAGTACCATAGCCTCAGTCATGTACACAGTGGTGACGCCCATGTTGAACCCCTTCATCTATGGTCTGAGGAACAGAGACATCAAGCAAGGTCTGAGAAAGCTCTTTAGCCGAGAGACATTCTCTGCATATAGGATTCTTTGTTTCAGGATGAAGACTTGA
- the LOC123381172 gene encoding olfactory receptor 7A10-like, which produces MEGRNQTHVTEFILLGLSDQGALQSLLFWLFLSLYLVTFTGNLFMILAIITDSCLHMPMYFFLSNLSFSDICFTSTTIPKMLLNIQTQSRGISYKGCLSQMYFFMLFAGIDNLLLTVMAYDRFVAICHPLRYMVIMNPKFCGILLLGSWLLSVLVSLLHDLLILRLSFCADLEILHFFCELKQVIQLACSDTFLNDLVMYLSSGLLGVVPLTGILSSYSRIVASILRISSVKGKYKAFSTCGSHLSVVFLFYGTSLGVYFNSAASQTSSTGAIASVMYTVVMPMLNPFIYGLRNRDIKQALRKLFSRETLSACRILCFRIKT; this is translated from the coding sequence atggaaggaagaaatcaaactcaTGTTACGGAATTTATCCTCTTGGGACTCTCAGACCAGGGGGCGCTGCAGTCACTGCTCTTTTGGCTGTTCCTGTCCTTGTACTTGGTCACCTTCACTGGGAACCTGTTCATGATCCTGGCCATTATCACAGACTCCTGCCTCCACatgcccatgtacttcttcctctccaacctGTCCTTTTCAGACATCTGTTTCACCTCCACCACCATCCCaaagatgctgctgaacatccagACGCAGAGCAGAGGGATCTCCTACAAAGGTTGCCTCAGCCAGATGtactttttcatgctttttgcAGGAATCGACAACCTCCTCTTAAcagtgatggcctatgaccggTTCGTGGCCATCTGTCACCCATTGCGCTACATGGTCATCATGAACCCCAAGTTCTGTGGCATCCTGCTTCTGGGATCCTGGTTATTGAGTGTTCTTGTTTCTCTGTTACATGACTTACTGATTTTGCGACTCTCTTTTTGCGCAGATCTGGAAATCCTtcactttttctgtgaacttAAGCAGGTGATCCAACTTGCTTGCTCTGATACCTTCCTCAATGACCTGGTAATGTATTTGTCAAGTGGACTTCTGGGTGTTGTTCCACTCACTGGCATCCTCTCCTCTTACTCTAGAATTGTAGCCTCCATCTTGAGAATTTCATCAGTGAAAGGCAAGTATAAAGCATTTTCCACGTGTGGGTCTCATCTCTCAGTTGTGTTCTTGTTCTATGGTACAAGCCTTGGTGTATATTTTAATTCTGCTGCTTCACAAACCTCCAGCACAGGTGCCATAGCCTCAGTAATGTACACAGTGGTGATgcccatgctgaaccccttcatCTATGGTCTCAGGAACAGAGACATCAAGCAAGCCCTGAGAAAGCTCTTTAGCCGAGAAACATTGTCTGCATGTAGGATTCTTTGTTTCAGGATAAAGACTTGA